A part of Antechinus flavipes isolate AdamAnt ecotype Samford, QLD, Australia chromosome 6, AdamAnt_v2, whole genome shotgun sequence genomic DNA contains:
- the LOC127540800 gene encoding translation initiation factor IF-2-like isoform X2 yields the protein MRAGGAWSAGWRSAGGAPARPPRRGTAHKAAHGPAAAFPGAPREKPRARRGSQAEPSSRGAQGRAASERGSERALRGATLPLSDGPRKSSRPGRSPRPGPAPSPPQPPSARQSPPPPRAARRAWPLALSPGAYGSRGGGGGGGSSSSSSSSARLPSPPPRRGASPHALRTAPPPDWRQKLHARRPEEGEGEGRKREGRDGRRSRGGRGAHAPGARGRLGWGLESAAAGSLCPREAPPLRRPHSPSAQRGWPADPAVRIKEQNVMLYLIVDLK from the coding sequence ATGCGGGCGGGTGGCGCGTGGAGCGCGGGGTGGCGGTCCGCAGGTGGAGCCCCGGCCCGGCCGCCGCGCCGCGGGACTGCACACAAAGCGGCCCACGGTCCCGCTGCCGCCTTCCCCGGAGCGCCGCGAGAGAAGCCGCGGGCTCGGCGGGGGAGCCAAGCCGAGCCCAGTAGCAGAGGCGCGCAGGGGCGAGCGGCGAGTGAGCGAGGGAGCGAGCGCGCGCTGCGCGGGGCCACACTGCCGCTCTCCGACGGCCCGAGGAAGAGCAGCCGCCCAGGCCGCTCGCCGAGGCCCGGCCCGGCGCCCAGCCCGCCACAGCCTCCGTCAGCCCGTCAAtccccgcccccgccccgggCCGCCCGCCGAGCCTGGCCGCTCGCGCTCAGCCCCGGGGCCTACGGGTcacgcggcggcggcggcggcggcggcagcagcagtagcagcagcagcagcgcgcgcctcccctcccccccgccccgccGGGGAGCGTCGCCCCACGCCCTGCGGACAGCGCCGCCTCCCGATTGGCGCCAAAAGCTGCACGCCCGGAGACccgaggagggggagggggaagggaggaagcgAGAGGGCCGGGACGGCCGAAGATCCCGGGGCGGGCGTGGCGCTCATGCCCCAGGAGCTAGAGGGCGCCTTGGCTGGGGACTGGAGAGCGCGGCGGCCGGCAGCCTCTGCCCTCGAGAAGCTCCTCCTCTGAGGCGGCCCCACTCGCCCTCGGCTCAGCGAGGATGGCCCGCGGACCCCGCAG
- the LOC127540800 gene encoding translation initiation factor IF-2-like isoform X1 translates to MRAGGAWSAGWRSAGGAPARPPRRGTAHKAAHGPAAAFPGAPREKPRARRGSQAEPSSRGAQGRAASERGSERALRGATLPLSDGPRKSSRPGRSPRPGPAPSPPQPPSARQSPPPPRAARRAWPLALSPGAYGSRGGGGGGGSSSSSSSSARLPSPPPRRGASPHALRTAPPPDWRQKLHARRPEEGEGEGRKREGRDGRRSRGGRGAHAPGARGRLGWGLESAAAGSLCPREAPPLRRPHSPSAQRGWPADPAGEIREFQQLTSEIPYSSISYSVKMRIESPL, encoded by the exons ATGCGGGCGGGTGGCGCGTGGAGCGCGGGGTGGCGGTCCGCAGGTGGAGCCCCGGCCCGGCCGCCGCGCCGCGGGACTGCACACAAAGCGGCCCACGGTCCCGCTGCCGCCTTCCCCGGAGCGCCGCGAGAGAAGCCGCGGGCTCGGCGGGGGAGCCAAGCCGAGCCCAGTAGCAGAGGCGCGCAGGGGCGAGCGGCGAGTGAGCGAGGGAGCGAGCGCGCGCTGCGCGGGGCCACACTGCCGCTCTCCGACGGCCCGAGGAAGAGCAGCCGCCCAGGCCGCTCGCCGAGGCCCGGCCCGGCGCCCAGCCCGCCACAGCCTCCGTCAGCCCGTCAAtccccgcccccgccccgggCCGCCCGCCGAGCCTGGCCGCTCGCGCTCAGCCCCGGGGCCTACGGGTcacgcggcggcggcggcggcggcggcagcagcagtagcagcagcagcagcgcgcgcctcccctcccccccgccccgccGGGGAGCGTCGCCCCACGCCCTGCGGACAGCGCCGCCTCCCGATTGGCGCCAAAAGCTGCACGCCCGGAGACccgaggagggggagggggaagggaggaagcgAGAGGGCCGGGACGGCCGAAGATCCCGGGGCGGGCGTGGCGCTCATGCCCCAGGAGCTAGAGGGCGCCTTGGCTGGGGACTGGAGAGCGCGGCGGCCGGCAGCCTCTGCCCTCGAGAAGCTCCTCCTCTGAGGCGGCCCCACTCGCCCTCGGCTCAGCGAGGATGGCCCGCGGACCCCGCAG GTGAAATAAGAGAATTCCAACAACTGACCTCGGAGATCCCTTACAGCTCTATATCCTATTCTGTGAAAATGAGAATTGAATCCCCTCTGTAA